TAGCTGAATTAACGATTGCCTAACAGCTTATCTAGGCCTTTCTGCATATTGTCTACCGTCGTAGTTGCCCCCTCAGCATCTTCGGGGCGTAGCATTTTGTCTTTGTCAGCACTGCCTTGTACTGAATTAAGACCGCCAGCAGATCGCTCCTGGGTTTCCTTCATACCGGGCATTCGGTTATAGCCCGTCATAAATTCCTCGGTATTTTCTTGAATGTTTTCAAGATTGGGAAGCCCTTTATCAGGAGAACTTGGACCACTACCGCTGATAGCCGCAGCAGGCAAAGCATTAGAGAGCAACAGTAGACCACAGGCAAAAGCAACTGCTATTCCTTTAGCTGTTTGAGTAAAGAATGTTCGAATCATTTTCAAATTAACCTCTCAGAAATTGAATCTGTTGTAGTCTGTTTGATTTTGGGTAACAGAGAGACCCAGTCGGCATGGTGGGTGAATTAGTTGAATAGACCTTTTACTGTGTCTTTGGCATCTTCAGCCGCGGATTCGGCACTGTTCTCAAGGTCTCCTACAGCACTTTGGGTGCGACCAATGTCCTGTTTGGCTTTCCCTTGAGCTTCTTTCAGGGAGCTTCCAGTCTTTTGGATATCCCTCTGAGCTTTGCCTTGGGCTTGTTTCACCACCCCTTCTGCTTGTTTGCTGGTGCCACTACCGAAAGTCTTATCAATATCAGTTTTGGCCATATCATCTAATTGCTCTGCTCGGTTAGAGCCAAATAAAGCCATGAGTTGAGGCTGATTCGGAGCTGCGATCGCATCAATAGGCATCGCCCCTAGACTGCTGATCAGAATTGAGAACGAAAGTGCCAAGGTATAAAAAACTTGGCGACCCTTTATAAAAAAGCTCGGACGCATAGTCCCCTCCTTTTAAGGTTCGGGTGCAACAACACCCTAAAGTGAATTTCTACTCATATGTACCCCAGGAGAGAAGGGAGACGAATCTCCCTAGAGACCGAAAAGAAACTGATTGTTTTATCGGTAAATCTTTCTATTGGCAGAGTAATCTTGGATGAGCTTGTGCCTTCACTTTGTACCTTCTGTGTCATCTAAAAAATGTTGAGGATGTAAGCGTTTTTACGAAAAGCCACGTATGAGATTTCTGGCTTTTCTTGCTGATGCTATGACTTAGGAACGGGTGCTTTATAAAAGTTTACGTCTTTAGGATGATGTCGAGCCAGACATACTTCCTGGATACTGAAGACATTAAACGCAAACAAAATTACGGAGTTTTATTTATGAGTACCGAGAATTTGTCTTCTGTATTAAATGATGAGCTGACACCTGAAGAACGCGAGCAAGGCTACATCCAAGATGACGCTGGTTTGACCAATACTTTTGCGGTTGAACCTGAGCCCTATGCTGCTGAACCGAAATGGGGATTCAATCAATTTGCGGAAACCTTCAGTGGCCGAGTCGCCATGATCGGCTTTGATTTATTAGTGCTTACGGAACTTGTAACCGGCAAAGGGATTATCCACACCATTTGGGGATAATTTGAGCCTCGGTTTTTAGGCATTAGATACATTATATAGTCACTCACCATTTCATACAGAATGTGATGAAGTGACTCTGCCCCAAATAAGCTCTGCTTGATCCTGTCATTGTTAGATAAGCCAGTTTAAGGAACTTTTTCAGTGGAAGATTCGAAGTTCTGTTTTGATTGAGAATTGGTATTCACTGATTTTATATTCAGGCTTTGTTCACTCAGATATTGCATAGGATAGCGGAGCAACTCACCACTATTCACTGTGGAAGTCTCCATGAATTGGGCACTAGTCCATCAGATTTTCACAACCCTGTCACATACTTTAATTAGGAGCATCGTAATTATGGAACGCCAAGAAATAAAATTTGGTTTCACTCAGTTTGCTGAAACTTGGAGTGGCCGTCTCGCCATGCTAGGATTTACCTTCTCAATTATTGCCGAGTTAGTCACTGGGCACGGCCTTTATAACTATTTGCTAGCCCTATAGGCTTCCTTTGTATTCTGCTGGCCTTCATTACTAGCAAAATGAGAAAGCAATTCCATTCAGCGACTTAAGGCTACAGTTTGTAGCATATAGACCAAGTATTAGAACTTTTCCAAATACTTGGTCTATATGCATTAAGGTTTACGACGGAAATCAGTATAGCAACTGGCATCTTCCTCTCTACCTTTCGGTAGATCGGTAGATAGAAAATCTCACTCCCTTAGAGGAAGATAATTGACAGCTTAACTGGTTAACTGGTTGGTAGAAACAAAGAATGGAACAATAAATATGCAACCCTACAATATTGGTTTAACAACTGAGCAGCGCCAAGGTGTTATTCAAATTTTAAATCAAGATTTAGCCGATTTATATCTACTCGTCATCAAAACAAAGAAATATCACTGGGACGTAGTGGGTCCGCAATTTATGACCTTACATCAGCTTTGGGAAGAACATTATGAGACCCTCACTACTAACGTGGATGCCTGTGCAGAGCGGATCCGGGCTTTAGGGGGATATCCTTTAGGCACTGCCAAGGGATTTTTGGATAACTCGACCCTTAAGGAACATCCCGGTGACCTACCGACCGCAACCGATATGGTGGCTCGTTTAGTACGCGACCATGAGCAGGTGATCCGTAACTTGAGAGGACACGTTGATCAATGTACTGAGCAATTCCACGATGAGGGAACGGCAGATTTCTTAACAGGATTGATGGAAGAGCATGAAGAGATGGCTTGGATGCTGCGGTCCTTTATTGAAGGCGAGCAAGTTGATTCGAGTGGATCGCGATCTGGCCTGGATCTGCAAGCCAGTGTTCAATAGGTTTTTGCGCCGATGCTGGTTTGGGTACTCAAGCCAGCATCGGCATGAATCTGAAGATTTAAGTTGGAGTTTTAATATCAATGGATACAACTTTTTTTGACACCCTATTTCGGGATAAAAATGGTGAAATTGTCATTGCTCAGCCCCCAAATTTGACTCTGTCAGTTTGGATGGGGGCGAGTCTTTTACAATTCGTCTTTACCAGTGAGCCTATCCATCAAGGATTAGAAACAATCGCTTTTATCTCTCTATTGACGTGGGCTCTTCAAGAATTGTTTGAGGGCGTCAATTATTTCCGCAGACTATTAGGTCTGATTGTATTTCTGTTTGCGATCGCAAACCAAATCAACGCTGTCTAAGTGAGATTCAGAACGTCCTTTGTTTCGAATTAAATCGTTTGGCTGGCCTTCCGTCACATTGGTTAGACCCGATTTATTCAATTCAGGCTGTTCTGCCTGATATAGAAGCTATTACAACCATCATCTATGCAGTTTGTTTCTGATCCATCTATCTCTCTCAAAATTAGTGAAATGAAGAAAAGGGTGTGCTGGCAACACCCTTTAGTTTCGGGACAAAATATTAATCAAACCAGGTTGGTCTTGGACACTGAAGAATCAGATGCTCAAGATTTTTCTTTCCTCGTCATCGGAGACAGCGGCACTGGACAATATCGAGGAGACAGCCCCCAGCGACGGGTCATGGAATTCCTCCTAGAACAAGGAGACGGCAGCAGCTTTGCCCTGCATACGGGAGACGTTGTGTATCTCGTCGGTTCCAATGAACAGTATTCCGAAAACTTTATCGATCCCTATCGCGAGTGGCTCGTGGGGGGACATCAGCCTGACAACATTGCCTATGACCAAATGGTGTTTCAATTCCCGTTTTTCCCAGTCCCAGGGAATCACGACTATTATGACTTGCCCTGGTTCTGGGGATTATTGTCGCAAGTCACTTTACCCCTGCGCAAGCTCTTTCAACGCCAATTTGATTTGGATGTAGGCTGGCACGGTTCCCATAAAGGAGAGGTCTATGCCAAAGCTTTTTTGGATTACCTACAGGGGTTAAGTGATTCAGAGCTAGAGCGACATCTGGACACCCACTACGCCTCCTGCTCACAGTCCGAAAGATGTCTGCGATATCGTCCTGGCCAATTCACTCGGCTCCCTAATCGATACTATCAATTTCGCCAAGGCGGGATTGATTTTTTTGCCTTGGATTCCAATACGTTTAATGCGCCTCAGGCTCTGCCGGATACAGAGGCGGGGCAGTTCCTGAGACAACAACTGCTTAGAAGCCGTCGAGATCTGATGCAGCAGAAAACGGAGGCATTGAGGGCAGCGGTAGAAACCACCGACTTGGACCTTGAGGATGCCTATAGCAAGGTCGAACAAATTGAAGAACAAATTCTAGATATTGATAAGCAGTTAACCAACGATTCTGAATCGATTGTTGATATTGAACAGTTAACTTGGCTGAAGCGACAGCTTATCGCATCATGGCGAGATCCCAATGCTAGGGGCCGGATTTTGTTTTTTCACCATCCCCCCTACGTGACGGAAGCAACGAAATGGTATCAAGGACAAACCTTAGCCGTCCGGCAGAATCTACGTTGGGTCCTGAATGAAGTTCAGCATGAGGTGGGTAACCTGATCCAAGGTGGATCAATCGTCGATTTAGTGATTAATGGACATGCCCATTGCTTGGAGTACCTCAAGACTGGGGATACAGGGCATGCCGACGCACATCTCAATTGGGTAGTTTGTGGGGGCAGTGGTTTTAGTCTGCGGCGTCAGCGATCTGAAGGGCCTGAGTTAAGGGAAAAACAGGACGGAGAATCTGAGCGAACGGTGGCGCGATCGCACCTTTATATTGGGCGATACGGA
The genomic region above belongs to Acaryochloris sp. CCMEE 5410 and contains:
- a CDS encoding CsbD family protein translates to MRPSFFIKGRQVFYTLALSFSILISSLGAMPIDAIAAPNQPQLMALFGSNRAEQLDDMAKTDIDKTFGSGTSKQAEGVVKQAQGKAQRDIQKTGSSLKEAQGKAKQDIGRTQSAVGDLENSAESAAEDAKDTVKGLFN
- a CDS encoding high light inducible protein, producing MERQEIKFGFTQFAETWSGRLAMLGFTFSIIAELVTGHGLYNYLLAL
- a CDS encoding Dps family protein, with amino-acid sequence MQPYNIGLTTEQRQGVIQILNQDLADLYLLVIKTKKYHWDVVGPQFMTLHQLWEEHYETLTTNVDACAERIRALGGYPLGTAKGFLDNSTLKEHPGDLPTATDMVARLVRDHEQVIRNLRGHVDQCTEQFHDEGTADFLTGLMEEHEEMAWMLRSFIEGEQVDSSGSRSGLDLQASVQ
- a CDS encoding metallophosphoesterase, encoding MQFVSDPSISLKISEMKKRVCWQHPLVSGQNINQTRLVLDTEESDAQDFSFLVIGDSGTGQYRGDSPQRRVMEFLLEQGDGSSFALHTGDVVYLVGSNEQYSENFIDPYREWLVGGHQPDNIAYDQMVFQFPFFPVPGNHDYYDLPWFWGLLSQVTLPLRKLFQRQFDLDVGWHGSHKGEVYAKAFLDYLQGLSDSELERHLDTHYASCSQSERCLRYRPGQFTRLPNRYYQFRQGGIDFFALDSNTFNAPQALPDTEAGQFLRQQLLRSRRDLMQQKTEALRAAVETTDLDLEDAYSKVEQIEEQILDIDKQLTNDSESIVDIEQLTWLKRQLIASWRDPNARGRILFFHHPPYVTEATKWYQGQTLAVRQNLRWVLNEVQHEVGNLIQGGSIVDLVINGHAHCLEYLKTGDTGHADAHLNWVVCGGSGFSLRRQRSEGPELREKQDGESERTVARSHLYIGRYGHGSQKHRPYSGLRIDVKAGSPPKIILRPLVVERFQHQWQNHVLDAIEI